Proteins co-encoded in one Bacillus infantis NRRL B-14911 genomic window:
- the mtrB gene encoding trp RNA-binding attenuation protein MtrB, producing METRNNPAGDYVVIKAKEDGVNVIGLTRGSDTRFHHSEKLDKGEVMIAQFTEHTSAIKIRGNASIMTCYGEVESEAKK from the coding sequence ATGGAAACAAGAAATAATCCGGCAGGAGACTATGTGGTAATTAAAGCAAAAGAAGACGGCGTGAATGTAATCGGGCTGACCAGAGGCTCAGACACGCGCTTTCACCATTCTGAAAAACTTGATAAAGGGGAAGTCATGATCGCTCAATTCACCGAGCATACTTCCGCAATAAAAATCAGGGGCAATGCCTCCATCATGACATGCTATGGAGAAGTGGAAAGCGAAGCGAAAAAATAG
- the folE gene encoding GTP cyclohydrolase I FolE, translating to MANVNRAQIEEAVRSILEAIGEDPNREGLLDTPKRVAKMYEEVFMGIGQDPEEYFETIFGEEHEELVLVKDIPFYSMCEHHLVPFFGKAHVAYIPRNGRVTGLSKLARAVEAVAKRPQLQERITSTVANAIMKKLEPHGVMVIVEAEHMCMTMRGVKKPGSKTVTSAVRGVLAEDARARAEVLSLIKD from the coding sequence ATGGCAAATGTCAACCGCGCCCAAATCGAAGAAGCGGTGCGTTCTATATTAGAAGCAATCGGAGAAGACCCTAACCGCGAAGGCCTGCTCGATACACCAAAGCGTGTGGCCAAGATGTATGAAGAGGTTTTTATGGGGATCGGACAGGATCCTGAAGAATACTTTGAAACTATTTTTGGAGAAGAGCATGAGGAGCTTGTTCTTGTAAAGGACATCCCATTCTACAGTATGTGTGAGCACCATCTGGTACCTTTCTTTGGGAAGGCTCATGTTGCCTATATCCCCCGGAATGGAAGGGTGACCGGGCTCAGCAAGCTTGCAAGGGCCGTCGAGGCCGTGGCAAAAAGACCGCAGCTGCAGGAGCGGATTACCTCAACTGTAGCGAATGCTATCATGAAAAAATTGGAGCCCCACGGTGTAATGGTCATCGTAGAGGCTGAGCATATGTGCATGACGATGAGAGGCGTTAAAAAGCCTGGTTCCAAAACTGTCACTTCTGCTGTAAGAGGTGTTTTGGCAGAGGATGCCAGGGCCAGGGCTGAAGTCCTTTCATTAATTAAAGATTAA
- a CDS encoding HU family DNA-binding protein codes for MNKTELINAVAEAGELSKKDATKAVDAVFDTILNALKNGDKVQLIGFGNFEVRERAARKGRNPQTGDEIEIAASKVPAFKPGKALKDAVK; via the coding sequence ATGAACAAGACAGAACTAATTAACGCAGTTGCTGAAGCTGGCGAGCTTTCTAAAAAGGACGCTACTAAAGCAGTTGACGCTGTATTTGATACTATTCTTAACGCACTTAAAAATGGTGATAAAGTACAATTGATCGGTTTCGGAAACTTTGAAGTCCGCGAGCGCGCTGCACGTAAGGGCCGCAACCCGCAGACGGGTGATGAAATCGAAATCGCTGCAAGCAAAGTTCCTGCTTTTAAACCAGGTAAAGCGCTTAAAGACGCTGTTAAATAA
- the spoIVA gene encoding stage IV sporulation protein A, whose product MEKVDIFKDIAERTGGDIYFGVVGAVRTGKSTFIKKFMELVVLPNMSNEADRARTQDELPQSAAGKTIMTTEPKFVPNQAAAVQVAEGLDVNIRLVDCVGYTVPGAKGYEDENGPRMITTPWYEEPIPFHEAAEIGTRKVIQEHSTIGVVITTDGTIGEIPRTNYLEAEERVIEELKEVGKPFIMVVNSVQPHHPNTEALRVQLSEKYDIPVLAMSVESMRETDVLSVMREALYEFPVLEVNVNLPSWVMVLRENHWLRESYQEAVKETVKDIKRLRDVDRVVHLFSDYEFIDRAGLAGIEMGQGVAEIDLFAPDDLYDEILKEIVGVEIRGKDHLLELMQDFAHAKAEYDQISDALKMVKQTGYGIAAPSLADMSLDEPEIIRQGARFGVRLKAVAPSIHMIKVDVESEFAPIIGTEKQSEELVRYLMQDFEDDPLSIWNSDIFGRSLSSIVREGIQAKLSLMPENARYKLKETLERIINEGSGGLIAIIL is encoded by the coding sequence TTGGAAAAGGTAGATATTTTTAAAGATATTGCCGAAAGAACAGGCGGCGATATTTATTTCGGGGTAGTTGGTGCCGTCCGCACTGGTAAATCCACGTTTATCAAAAAGTTCATGGAGCTGGTGGTGCTTCCGAATATGAGCAATGAGGCAGACCGGGCGCGCACACAGGACGAACTCCCGCAAAGTGCGGCAGGAAAAACCATCATGACGACAGAGCCCAAATTCGTCCCTAATCAGGCAGCTGCCGTCCAGGTGGCAGAGGGGCTGGATGTCAACATCAGGCTCGTCGACTGTGTCGGCTATACAGTGCCTGGAGCCAAAGGCTATGAAGATGAAAATGGTCCAAGAATGATTACTACACCTTGGTATGAAGAACCGATCCCCTTCCATGAAGCAGCGGAGATCGGGACAAGAAAAGTCATCCAGGAGCATTCAACGATTGGTGTTGTCATCACAACAGACGGTACAATCGGGGAAATACCGCGCACGAATTATCTCGAGGCTGAGGAAAGAGTCATTGAGGAGCTGAAAGAGGTCGGCAAACCTTTCATCATGGTCGTCAACAGCGTCCAGCCTCACCACCCGAACACTGAAGCGCTGAGAGTCCAGCTGTCTGAGAAGTATGACATTCCAGTGCTGGCCATGAGCGTGGAAAGCATGAGGGAAACAGACGTATTGAGCGTAATGCGTGAAGCATTGTACGAATTCCCGGTACTCGAAGTAAATGTCAACCTGCCAAGCTGGGTGATGGTCCTGCGGGAGAATCACTGGCTCCGCGAGAGCTACCAGGAAGCTGTGAAGGAAACCGTCAAGGATATCAAACGGCTGAGAGATGTAGACCGTGTTGTCCACCTTTTCAGCGACTATGAATTCATAGACAGGGCAGGCCTCGCCGGAATAGAAATGGGCCAGGGGGTTGCAGAGATCGACCTCTTTGCCCCGGATGACCTATATGATGAGATTTTGAAAGAAATTGTGGGGGTTGAAATCCGCGGTAAGGATCATCTTCTTGAACTGATGCAGGACTTTGCCCATGCGAAAGCTGAGTATGACCAGATTTCGGATGCGCTGAAAATGGTGAAGCAGACCGGCTACGGCATAGCAGCACCGTCGCTTGCTGATATGAGCCTTGATGAGCCAGAAATCATCCGCCAGGGAGCACGCTTCGGGGTACGCCTCAAAGCGGTGGCGCCTTCCATCCATATGATCAAGGTGGATGTCGAATCCGAGTTTGCCCCGATCATAGGCACTGAGAAGCAAAGCGAGGAGCTTGTCCGCTATCTGATGCAGGATTTTGAAGACGATCCTCTATCCATCTGGAATTCTGATATATTTGGCCGCTCCCTCAGCTCCATCGTAAGAGAAGGAATTCAGGCAAAGCTTTCTCTCATGCCTGAAAACGCCAGATACAAGCTGAAGGAAACGCTGGAAAGAATCATCAATGAAGGATCCGGCGGCCTGATTGCCATCATCCTATAA